The following is a genomic window from Bos taurus isolate L1 Dominette 01449 registration number 42190680 breed Hereford chromosome 11, ARS-UCD2.0, whole genome shotgun sequence.
TGCATTGATAGGCAGCTTCTTTACACTAACATCCCCCCTAGAAGTGCGCTAAGAGTTTGTTGAGTATCAGATAAAATGTGAGGCATCTAGTTTGGAGCCTGGCCAGGGGCCTGGGCTCAGTAAAGGGGATCTGTgattattacatttattgttaTTCATTTCAGCCACCAGAGCAAGGCTGCAGGATGGTGTGCTTGATCCATCAATGGCTCTGTTATTCAGAAATGCCATGTTCGATCTTAAGTACATGCCTATGGCTATACCTGTCTCCATTTATCTGACCACATCTTTATGTCCATGTGGACACAGAGAGGACACTTTTCATGAGTCCCTTAAAGAGTCCGGGAGCCAGGAGATGACCAAGACAGAGTCGGCTACATGCACTGGGACCTAGTTACGCAACGGTGGTGCGTATCCACAGGCGGTGTCTTCCTAGAGCACTGAGTCAAGAAGGGTTCTGAGGCTCAGTGGgggaaagtgctgtgctcaattaGCAATGTCTGCCATGGGCCCAGGATGAGAAGGAATGGCGTGTCTGGTGTATGTACTGTCCCGGTCTTTAAACTCAAGGACGATGCTCTTCACCTTTCATCCACGGTTAAGCAGGGGGAACTACTTCTGCATTATTTTCTCCCTCCCTTAGAGCTACTGCATCCAGGTCCAGCTAAGTGCTAGTGCCCGGGCTCTTCCTACTTCCATCCTTATTTTATTCCCTCCAATATTTGacatatgtgctgtgctcagacactcagtcatggccGGCTCTCTGTGACCGCacggcctgtagcccaccaggctcctctgtccatggaattttccaggcaagaatactggagtgggttgccatttccttttccattgacttcttccctggtggcttcttccctgggtcttccctggtggctcagaggttaaagcatctgcctgcaatgcaggagacctggcttcaatccctgggttgggaaaatcccctggagaaggaaatggcaacccactccagtattcttgcctggagaatcccctggacggaggaacctggtgggctacagtccacagggttgcaaagagacacgactgagcgacttcactttctccatTGACATATAGTAAAAGTGAATCAAAGTTAGAGGAagagatggatgaatgaatggcagGTGGGTGAAAGAATGggttggtgggtgggtgggtggatggactGATGGATGAAATAGTGAAAAGGTCTTTTTTATTTGGCACACCACTTGGCTTggaggaccttagttccccaaccaggggtagAATCCAGGCCACAGAAGTGAAAgcattgagtcctaaccactggactgccagggaactcccacaAAGGTCTTAATATAAGGTTTGGATCTTAGGAGGATAAGTAGATGTATGGATACATGGGTGGATGAATGATTATGCAGGTGGGTATATAGACTGGCTTCATGATTAGATTAGTGATGGATAGTATCCTGGATTTACAAGTGGATGGAAGGATTGGTAGATGATCAATCATTGACTTCATGGATAGGTGGATAGAATTGTGGGAGTTTGTGAgtagctggctggctggctggctggagagATGGATTAATGAATCAACAGGAGACCTGATtcatgagtggatggatggatggagagattcGTGAATAGATTGTGAAAGACCTGGTTCACAGATGTATGCAATGGTGGATGGGTGAATAGGAGAATGATTATATGAATGGATTCATCAGTGAATTATGAATGTGTGTAAAAGACCTGATtaatgaatgggtggatggattcATAGATGTTGATGGATGACCCTTAAACAGGTTGGGAGAAGACTTGATTCATGGAtggacatacagatggataaacaGGTGGACAGATGGATAAATTCTggaaagacagaggaaggaaagaaatgttctttctccccacccccctgcccccatcctccCACAACTCACTGATTGGCCTTGACCGTGGTGAACTGCGGGTAATCTCTACTCAAGGGCCCCAGGGCAGGTATCTGATGAAGCAAAATCTTCTTAAGGCTATTCTTGAGGTAGGATGATTGGCCCCTTGAAAACAAACAGGCCACACCTCATATGAGTGATCAGGGTCCTCCATGGTCAGAGCGTTGATGACAACCCTGTCCCCACGAAGAGGTCACTGACGCTTACCCAAGCTCTGGGAGGAAGTGGGAGCTGGAACACCGAGGAGGACTTCCGTTGAACTCTGACGCAGAATGCCTTTGATGTTGAGATGCTGagggtgctggggtgggggtggggggcaggatgAAGTAGAAAGAGTTATGAGCCTTCGCTTGGGGACAGTCTTTATTAGAGTCTTCCTGGTTGCATGGCCTTGggcctcagtttattcatctgtacAATGGCAGGGCCGCCCTCAAGCAGTGGTTGTCAGGATTCTGCCAGCCCTACTTCACTAATACAAGCATCCTTCTGTGCCAGGTGGTGTGACCCCCCCACCCAACCACCCCCACTCCGACCACCCTCACCACCGGAAATGACGCAGCCCCGCCTTGCCCCGCCCCCTGGGGGGGAgccacaggggcctcactcggtgGGAGAAGCCGTTCCGCAGAGTCAGCCCTGAACTGTCGCAGGAACTGCCGGAACCGGCCCGGAAGAACTTCTCCTAGGAGGGAGCCCAAGGAATCGGAGGTCTCCTTGGCCGAGCCCCTGCGAGGGTCCTTGCGCTGTCCGAGCTCGGGGCATGCGGGCGCCGATTCGGGGGGCTCGCCGGCCAAGAGCAGGGGCGGCAGCAGCAGCGACCTCAGCACTGTCCGGCTCCTCGCCGGCCGCTGGGCCACGGTGGGCAGGACCGGCAGGCGGGACCGGGAGCGCCTGAAGCCCAGCCCGGGATCGGAGTGCAAGGACTCACACTGGGGGGCCTGCCACCGCTCGGCGCCGCTCTCAGAGGCCCTCGAGACCCCGAAGACCCCCGCGTCCGAGGCTGCTCGGAGCTCGGGCCGCAGCAGCCTGGGCAGCAGCGGGTCTCTGCGCCGGCGATCGCCACCGCCGGGGAGTCcctcgggcgccacctgctgggcCCAGAAGCTGGGGCGACGCCGGGGCATGTCTGGCCCTGCGCTCAGCTCAGGGCATCCTCACGCCAGTGAGGGGCGGAGGGCGGGTGCCGTGGGAAGTGGACAGGAGGGCGTAGACCAGCCACCCCCGCCAGGCCATAGCGCCGAGAGCGCGGCAGTGTGGTTCGGGGGGTTCCACCACTGGCCCGCCAGACAGTAAAAGTGGCTTCAGGCTAGAGTGCCCCGATCCTGTTTCCTCACCAGAAAAAACGGTGACGGTGAGAGCACTCACATTCTCAAGTTGCTGTGACGTTTAAATGAGCCAGCGGATGTAAATGGCTTAGAATAATGCCAGGCACGTTGTACGTGCTTAACAAAGCCtaactgctattattattttaaaattattatttaggaTTTACTCTCAGCTCCATTacttattggggcttccctggtggctcagacagtcaagaatccccctgcaatgggggagacctcgGTTCcattcctcggttgggaagatcccctggagaagggaatggctacccactccagtattcctgcctggagaagtccgtggacagaggagcctggcgggctctacagtccatggcatccgTAAGGAGTCGGACagtactgagcgactttcactgccCTTACTTATTAGCTGTACCCTTGCGGGAGCCAGTTAATTGCTCTCAACGCCCTTATCTATAGAATGGGGATAACCCAGGGCCTGCTCTTTTGTGAGAATGAAACCGCACCATGTGGAAAGCACTTAACACCTGGAGTGTTCAACTTGCTCTGCTGTTACTAGCTCTCAGGTAGAAATCGGGAAAGCTGGAACCAGCTTACAGGGGTGGCTTGCCCTGCAGTTGCCCATTCCTGCTGGAGCCCGAGTCCCTTGGGTGGGAGCTTCTTGAAAATACAGATGCCCCAGATTCCGATTCACTGGGGGCAGGTCAAGACACTTATTTTTAACAAACTTCCCCTTTGGAGACAGAGCCCCAGACCCACCCCGCATCCACCAACAACCCccgccacaaacacacacataccaccCGCCCCAGCTTCTGACACTGGGATCTGAGCCTGCTTCCTCCCTACCACACCCCACTCCCCAGATTGCTGTCAGCTCTGaaccggcttcccaggtggcaccgtggtaaagaatccgcctgccaagcaggagacccaggttcaatccctggattgggaagatcccctggaggaggaaacggcaacccactccagtattcttgccaggagaatcccatggacagaggaacctggcaggctgcagtccatggggtcgcaaagagtcaaacatgactgagtgtgcaccCACGCACACGTGTACTGACCAGCTGCTAGTGTCACACTCACCCTAGCGGGGCTTTGGGGGGTGGGGCCAGAGACGGCCCCCTGAGTTTAGAGCCCCCTAACAGGTGGGCTGGTCTTTGGGAGAGCCCATCTTCCCGGCCTGGTCCCTCTGCTGGCCCCTCCCTGCCGCCTCCATGCCTTTCCAGAGTAATTGTGACCCGCCTGGCACTCAGGGCCAAGTAGGCTGGGTGCGGGGCAGAGGGCTGGGCTGTCATGCTCAGGATGTCAAGGCTGCAGTCATAAAGGGGTGTGGGACTCCCTGCCAAGGCAACCAGGCCCAAGGCAGGGATGAAGGGCTGGGGGGTTCAGttaccctctctgggcctgggaGGCTCAGGTGGGTCAGGTTCGGGCTGGGGTGACTCTGGAGTTAGAACTCGGAAGTCTGGGCAGTAAGAATGCGGTGGGCCTGGAAGCTGTGAGAACCAgctttgagcctgtgctctgcttcTGCATGCTGTGTGAGGCTGGTTAAGTCTCTCCTTTCTCAGGGCCCATGATAAAATGGACAGCTGGGCTCCATCTGTGACTCTCAGttgggagagggcagggaggaagCTTGTACTGTAAAACTAGAGTGAGGAACAAGGGTAATTTGGGCAGTGATTTCGCTGGCCTGATAGGATTTTAcaatttgaaaatggaaaaaaagatgacTTTGAATTCACATTACAAGATGTCTGCCTGGAGGAGGCATCCCAGACAATATaatggatttcttttctttttttttgaaattagttatttatttggctgtgttaggtcttGGTTGTAGCATGCGGGCTCTCCATTGCCTCAAGCGAGATCTCTTGTTGAGATGTACGATATTTTGTTGTGACTTGTTGTGACCTACGAACCCTCCAGCTGGGGCATGCAGACTCATTTttctcctcagcatgtgggatcttagttcccccaccagggattgaacccatgtcccctgcactgcagggcaGATtcctaacccctgggccaccagggaaatcccaatgtAATGTATTTCTGCAAaggctcctcaaccagggatggaagaaCATCCTTCCTTAGGAA
Proteins encoded in this region:
- the C11H9orf50 gene encoding uncharacterized protein C9orf50 homolog isoform X1, with the translated sequence MPRRRPSFWAQQVAPEGLPGGGDRRRRDPLLPRLLRPELRAASDAGVFGVSRASESGAERWQAPQCESLHSDPGLGFRRSRSRLPVLPTVAQRPARSRTVLRSLLLPPLLLAGEPPESAPACPELGQRKDPRRGSAKETSDSLGSLLGEVLPGRFRQFLRQFRADSAERLLPPTPSASQHQRHSASEFNGSPPRCSSSHFLPELGGQSSYLKNSLKKILLHQIPALGPLSRDYPQFTTVKANQPQATQAPKLKAVLTHNSSGEGSGHRRRCCPFRVRFADETLRDTALRYWERSCAARQGIFENRTAKPRSTASDRVFGSVGRWLESLPKALYPRAKEETAASPFSWDFPGLSTLEPNGHLPEDTSMSSSLPFIPRATAQRQRGDLKALLEQVGKSSCSWSQKLESFLPSLVLHTILKRGRPKGYQLLLPSASHRTQR
- the C11H9orf50 gene encoding uncharacterized protein C9orf50 homolog isoform X2; the protein is MPRRRPSFWAQQVAPEGLPGGGDRRRRDPLLPRLLRPELRAASDAGVFGVSRASESGAERWQAPQCESLHSDPGLGFRRSRSRLPVLPTVAQRPARSRTVLRSLLLPPLLLAGEPPESAPACPELGQRKDPRRGSAKETSDSLGSLLGEVLPGRFRQFLRQFRADSAERLLPPTPSASQHQRHSASEFNGSPPRCSSSHFLPELGGQSSYLKNSLKKILLHQIPALGPLSRDYPQFTTVKANQPQATQAPKLKAVLTHNSSGEGSGHRRRCCPFRVRFADETLRDTALRYWERSCAARQGIFENRTAKPRSTASDRVFGSVGRWLESLPKALYPRAKEETAASPFSWDFPGLSTLEPNGHLPEDTSMSSSLPFIPRATAQRQRGDLKALLEQESFLPSLVLHTILKRGRPKGYQLLLPSASHRTQR